A genome region from Vulpes lagopus strain Blue_001 chromosome 7, ASM1834538v1, whole genome shotgun sequence includes the following:
- the LOC121494881 gene encoding 60S ribosomal protein L27-like: protein MGKFMKPGKVVLVLAGRYSGRKTVIVKNIDDGTSDRPYSHALVAGIDCYPRKVTAAKGKKKIAKRSKIRSFVKVYNYNHLMPTRYSVDIPLDKTVINKDVFRDPALKRKA, encoded by the coding sequence ATGGGCAAGTTCATGAAACCTGGGAAGGTGGTGCTGGTCCTGGCCGGACGCTACTCTGGACGCAAAACAGTCATCGTAAAGAACATTGATGATGGCACCTCAGACCGTCCCTACAGCCATGCTCTGGTGGCCGGAATTGACTGCTATCCCCGAAAAGTGACAGCTGCCAAGGGCAAGAAGAAAATCGCCAAGAGGTCAAAGATCAGGTCTTTTGTGAAAGTTTATAACTACAATCACCTCATGCCCACAAGGTACTCTGTGGATATCCCTTTGGACAAAACTGTCATCAACAAGGATGTCTTCAGAGACCCTGCTCTTAAACGCAAAGCCTGA